Proteins co-encoded in one Amblyraja radiata isolate CabotCenter1 chromosome 24, sAmbRad1.1.pri, whole genome shotgun sequence genomic window:
- the LOC116986608 gene encoding achaete-scute homolog 5-like → MNSNYSRALIDSRAVGAANYMQLGVPLAPDPSTHLSQHLPHGDSLGHVPFLVYPANLEATYYDTYGSVFPYVPFHGHFGVYDCPFEPAFIQKRNERERQRVKCVNEGYARLRDHLPGPLSEKRLSKVETLRAAVRYIKYLQDLLNRDQASPPHLTQDSQRDRKAQRSPVSSHDPHSDGESKHSHPYREPEARSTDRADHS, encoded by the coding sequence ATGAACAGTAATTACTCCAGGGCTCTGATAGACAGCAGGGCAGTGGGTGCTGCTAACTATATGCAGCTGGGCGTTCCCCTAGCGCCCGACCCGTCCACACATCTCAGTCAGCATCTCCCTCACGGCGACAGTTTGGGACACGTCCCATTCCTGGTCTACCCGGCCAACTTGGAGGCCACCTACTATGACACTTACGGCAGCGTGTTCCCCTACGTGCCCTTCCACGGACACTTCGGCGTTTACGactgccccttcgagccagccttcATCCAGAAGAGGaacgagagggagaggcagagggtgAAGTGCGTGAACGAGGGCTACGCCAGACTCCGCGACCACCTGCCGGGCCCGCTGTCCGAGAAGCGCCTCAGTAAAGTGGAGACGCTGCGAGCAGCCGTCAGGTACATCAAGTACCTGCAGGACTTACTCAACCGCGACCAGGCCAGCCCCCCGCACCTCACACAGGACTCACAGAGGGACAGGAAGGCTCAGAGGTCTCCCGTCTCCAGCCACGACCCCCACAGCGATGGGGAATCCAAACACTCTCATCCCTACCGCGAGCCAGAGGCCAGGAGCACTGACAGAGCCGATCACAGCTGA